The Lutibacter profundi genome includes a region encoding these proteins:
- a CDS encoding PID-CTERM protein-sorting domain-containing protein translates to MFGHKPPPLPTGAPNPGLPIDGGISFMLISGVAYGIYELKRKK, encoded by the coding sequence ATGTTTGGACACAAGCCACCTCCTTTACCAACAGGAGCTCCAAACCCGGGTTTACCAATTGATGGTGGTATATCTTTCATGCTTATTTCAGGTGTTGCTTATGGAATTTATGAATTAAAAAGAAAAAAATAA
- a CDS encoding riboflavin synthase, translated as MFTGIIETLGIVKNIIKEGENVHVTIESSFASELKIDQSVAHNGVCLTIVDINGNNYTVTAIKETIDKSNFKNLKIGDFINLERAMVLGARLDGHIVQGHVDQTAICTNVIEENGSWVFSFEYDSSLNNITIEKGSITINGTSLTVVNSKKNSFSVAIIPYTYEFTNFHTFKNGTVVNLEFDVIGKYVARLLEK; from the coding sequence ATGTTTACAGGTATAATAGAAACATTAGGTATTGTAAAAAATATTATTAAAGAAGGTGAAAATGTACATGTCACTATTGAAAGTAGTTTTGCTTCTGAATTAAAAATTGACCAAAGTGTTGCCCACAATGGAGTTTGCTTAACTATTGTAGATATAAATGGTAATAATTATACCGTAACCGCAATTAAAGAAACGATTGATAAATCGAATTTTAAAAATTTGAAAATTGGAGATTTCATAAATTTAGAGAGAGCAATGGTGCTTGGTGCTAGATTAGATGGGCATATTGTACAGGGACATGTTGATCAAACTGCGATTTGCACAAATGTTATTGAAGAAAATGGCAGTTGGGTTTTTAGTTTTGAGTATGATAGTTCTCTTAATAATATTACCATTGAAAAGGGGTCAATTACTATTAATGGAACCAGTTTGACTGTGGTTAATTCTAAAAAAAATAGCTTCTCTGTTGCAATTATACCCTACACTTATGAATTTACTAATTTTCACACCTTTAAAAATGGCACTGTAGTTAATTTAGAATTTGATGTAATAGGTAAATATGTAGCTCGATTATTAGAAAAATAA